From Chryseobacterium gallinarum, one genomic window encodes:
- a CDS encoding DUF6443 domain-containing protein — MKKIVTIIMILMVGLFHSQNLTSSENYTYSRTYLEPVTATNNSAQQIQSVQYFDGLGRPVQSIGIKASPNGKDLVVPSVYDNNGRQTKSYLPLPADTQNGAFNPNANENTVNSYYGVPNAYAEVQIEKSPLARIEKSAAPGADWQISSNHTQKMVYQTNEAGTVKRFKATTAWNASNQINDVFISPAPNDSYTTGGYYNANTLLKTVSVDEDDHEIHTYSNTNGQKILVRQINKKPEGGTENLDTYYVYDEFGNLSLIIPPRASISPNFFTVLDQLCYQYKYDKYNRLAEKKLPGKEWEYVVYDKQNRPVLSQDGNLRTTTNNFGKKGWMFIKYDALGRMAYSGFFANTGTRVSMQAALDNMASNPNNNETTSTIPFSLNGIDVYYTKNAFPTESMTVLSVNYYDEYPAGSPALPTQIQSQVTLGSMPTPITSNGWSSIRSIKTLPTASYVKNIENDSWSSAFIWYDTQGRVIGTYGKNHLGGFTRTEGVLDFSGKTLETYTYHSRNTSSTEVSVKDRFVYSSQNYLSKHYQQINDNPEELISEYIYNDLGQVISKKVGNSLQSIDYTYNIRGWLTGINPDNIANLGNKLFSYKIKYNTVEGAESPNNSYSSLKVKPNYNGSIAEVDWKTAYGTNEPLRRYGYVYDGASRLRAGFYQVSTNPYSKEYSEVMNYDLNGNISSLNRTGAAVGGTAEVMDDLRYTYFNGNRLAYVEESGSGNALSGYPLGAGQGQNIDYDGNGNMTSHLDKGITKIAYNYLNLPSSFTNTDASKNISYVYLADGSKVQAFSNGKVTDYLDGFQYESTGGTLTTKILANEEGYFDFMNNRYVYQYADHLGNIRLSYTKNTNGTATILEENNYYPFGLKHTGYNTGDTTNNKFKYLYNSKELQSSGNLDYGWRQYMPDLGRWFGMDALSESYHMASPYAYVMNNPAMFFDPNGMLSQAFMDEVWNSPSGTVWTNNGKGFTNNWGGSMDYDGNPLNYFGYSHMTTGLDEGGGGGGGFYFTVPVTVTGKGSISTWNKGDNYFPNIFAMGMAFDRALAGLFPNGGRAFDPMSWVRNDRGVEMMSSVWDVLGIAVANNISAENQTQALGLAALAVILTKGKSAPGIIKTEGWLAYHEGSTLGHTLARHVGKTDADLISRLATQKGITGASSFTNEAIAESVISSTIKSNRDAIKSWLKGANVIDNLRLEYTGSTNIGRGIMRRTGIVNDFTNARVILKSNGKGGYFILTAFPK, encoded by the coding sequence ATGAAAAAAATAGTAACAATTATAATGATTCTGATGGTGGGTCTATTCCATTCACAGAATCTGACATCATCGGAAAACTATACGTATAGCAGGACATACCTGGAGCCAGTAACAGCTACCAATAACAGCGCCCAACAGATCCAGAGTGTACAATATTTTGATGGATTGGGAAGACCTGTACAAAGTATTGGGATTAAGGCATCACCTAATGGAAAAGACCTGGTGGTACCTTCTGTATATGATAATAACGGAAGACAGACGAAGTCTTATCTTCCATTACCGGCAGATACGCAAAACGGTGCTTTTAATCCCAATGCGAATGAAAACACCGTAAATTCTTATTATGGGGTTCCCAATGCCTATGCTGAAGTACAGATTGAAAAATCGCCTTTAGCGAGAATTGAAAAGTCTGCAGCTCCTGGAGCAGACTGGCAGATCAGCAGCAACCATACCCAAAAGATGGTTTATCAAACTAACGAAGCTGGTACTGTAAAAAGATTTAAAGCAACCACCGCATGGAATGCTTCCAATCAGATTAATGATGTTTTTATTTCCCCGGCACCGAATGATAGTTATACGACAGGTGGGTACTATAACGCCAATACCTTACTCAAAACAGTATCTGTAGATGAAGATGATCATGAAATTCATACATATTCCAATACAAACGGCCAGAAGATCCTGGTAAGGCAGATCAACAAAAAACCGGAAGGCGGTACAGAAAACCTGGATACCTATTATGTATATGATGAATTTGGCAACCTGTCACTTATTATTCCTCCGAGAGCATCAATTTCACCCAATTTTTTCACAGTATTGGATCAATTATGCTACCAGTATAAATATGACAAATACAACAGGCTGGCAGAAAAAAAGCTTCCGGGAAAAGAATGGGAATATGTTGTCTATGACAAACAGAACAGGCCTGTACTTTCCCAGGATGGTAACCTTAGAACCACCACTAATAATTTCGGGAAGAAAGGCTGGATGTTTATCAAATATGATGCTTTGGGAAGAATGGCCTACTCAGGGTTCTTTGCCAATACGGGAACAAGAGTATCAATGCAGGCTGCTCTGGATAATATGGCATCCAATCCCAATAACAATGAAACGACAAGCACTATTCCTTTTTCATTAAATGGCATTGATGTCTACTATACAAAAAATGCTTTCCCTACAGAAAGTATGACGGTCCTTAGTGTCAATTATTACGATGAATATCCTGCGGGATCTCCCGCTTTGCCCACACAGATCCAAAGCCAGGTGACATTAGGTTCTATGCCCACTCCAATAACCTCTAACGGTTGGTCTTCCATAAGAAGTATTAAAACCCTGCCTACAGCAAGCTATGTTAAAAATATAGAAAATGACAGCTGGTCTTCGGCCTTTATCTGGTACGATACCCAAGGGAGAGTCATAGGAACTTATGGTAAAAATCACCTGGGAGGATTTACAAGGACAGAAGGTGTGCTGGATTTTTCGGGGAAAACACTGGAAACGTATACCTATCACTCCCGAAACACCTCTTCTACAGAAGTAAGTGTAAAAGACAGGTTTGTGTACAGCTCTCAAAACTACCTGTCGAAACATTACCAGCAGATTAATGACAATCCGGAAGAACTGATCTCAGAATACATTTATAATGACCTGGGGCAGGTGATCAGTAAAAAAGTAGGAAATAGCCTTCAAAGTATTGATTATACTTATAATATCAGAGGATGGCTTACCGGGATTAACCCCGATAATATTGCCAATCTCGGGAATAAGCTCTTTAGCTACAAAATAAAATACAATACAGTAGAAGGTGCAGAAAGCCCTAATAACTCTTATAGTTCACTTAAGGTAAAACCTAATTATAACGGAAGTATAGCTGAGGTAGATTGGAAAACTGCCTATGGAACCAATGAGCCTTTAAGAAGATATGGCTATGTATATGACGGAGCCAGCCGTTTGAGGGCAGGTTTTTATCAGGTGAGTACGAATCCTTATTCCAAAGAGTACAGTGAGGTCATGAATTATGATCTGAATGGAAATATCAGCTCGCTCAATAGAACCGGTGCTGCTGTGGGAGGAACTGCCGAAGTAATGGATGACCTGAGGTATACTTATTTTAATGGAAACCGTTTGGCATATGTAGAGGAGAGCGGAAGTGGAAATGCATTAAGCGGTTATCCATTAGGAGCCGGACAAGGTCAGAATATTGATTATGACGGAAACGGGAATATGACCAGTCATCTGGATAAAGGCATTACAAAAATTGCATACAATTATCTTAATCTGCCTTCTTCTTTCACCAATACAGATGCTTCAAAAAATATATCTTATGTTTATCTGGCAGACGGAAGTAAGGTACAGGCTTTTAGTAATGGAAAGGTAACGGATTATCTGGATGGGTTCCAGTATGAAAGTACGGGTGGAACTTTAACCACAAAAATCCTGGCTAATGAAGAAGGCTATTTTGATTTTATGAACAACCGGTATGTGTATCAATATGCCGATCACCTGGGCAATATAAGGCTCTCTTACACCAAAAATACAAACGGAACAGCAACGATATTAGAAGAAAATAATTACTACCCTTTTGGATTAAAGCATACGGGATATAATACAGGAGATACAACCAACAATAAATTTAAATATCTTTACAACAGCAAGGAATTGCAGAGTAGCGGAAATCTGGATTATGGCTGGCGTCAGTATATGCCGGACCTGGGGAGATGGTTTGGGATGGATGCCCTTTCAGAATCTTATCATATGGCTAGTCCATATGCCTATGTGATGAATAATCCGGCAATGTTCTTTGACCCTAATGGAATGCTTTCCCAGGCGTTCATGGACGAGGTATGGAATTCCCCATCAGGGACCGTTTGGACAAATAACGGAAAAGGGTTTACCAATAATTGGGGAGGAAGTATGGATTATGACGGAAACCCACTCAATTATTTTGGATATAGTCATATGACTACCGGTCTTGATGAAGGTGGTGGAGGTGGAGGAGGATTTTATTTCACAGTTCCGGTTACGGTAACAGGAAAAGGAAGCATCAGCACATGGAATAAAGGGGATAATTATTTTCCTAATATCTTTGCCATGGGGATGGCATTTGACCGGGCCCTTGCAGGGCTCTTCCCAAATGGAGGCAGAGCATTTGATCCAATGTCATGGGTAAGAAATGACAGAGGAGTAGAAATGATGAGCAGTGTGTGGGATGTTTTGGGTATTGCAGTAGCTAATAATATTTCTGCTGAAAACCAGACGCAGGCATTGGGATTAGCTGCTTTAGCTGTTATTTTAACAAAAGGGAAATCGGCTCCTGGAATTATAAAAACAGAAGGATGGTTGGCTTATCATGAAGGATCTACATTAGGACATACATTGGCAAGACATGTTGGTAAAACCGATGCAGATTTAATCAGCCGTTTAGCTACTCAAAAGGGAATTACAGGTGCAAGTTCTTTTACAAACGAAGCAATAGCAGAATCTGTTATTTCTTCAACCATAAAAAGTAATAGAGATGCTATCAAATCTTGGTTGAAAGGTGCTAATGTTATTGATAATTTAAGATTGGAATATACAGGTTCAACAAATATTGGTAGAGGAATAATGAGAAGAACAGGCATTGTTAATGATTTTACGAATGCTAGAGTTATCTTAAAATCAAATGGAAAGGGAGGTTATTTTATATTAACGGCTTTTCCAAAATAA
- a CDS encoding contact-dependent growth inhibition system immunity protein, with the protein MSFEKDFPRLVQFFGAYFPDADFEDLTDEEIVSEYVSKHKKYDNYQKIIQLIKDIEKLINNIDYYWEEVGDEANRYFENSQDALKWLNMIKKELEK; encoded by the coding sequence ATGAGTTTTGAAAAAGATTTCCCACGATTAGTGCAATTTTTTGGTGCTTACTTTCCAGATGCAGATTTCGAAGATTTGACAGATGAAGAAATTGTTTCTGAATATGTATCTAAACATAAAAAATATGATAATTATCAGAAAATAATTCAATTAATAAAAGATATTGAAAAATTGATTAACAATATTGATTATTATTGGGAAGAGGTTGGTGATGAGGCAAATAGATATTTTGAGAATTCTCAAGATGCATTAAAATGGTTGAATATGATTAAAAAAGAGCTGGAAAAATAG
- a CDS encoding RNase A-like domain-containing protein, translating to MGMAFDRALAGLLPNGGRAFDPMSWVRNDRGVEMMSSVWDAVGIAIANNISAENQTQALGLAALAVILTKGKAAPGIIKTEGWLAYHEGSTLGHTLARHVGKTDADLISRLATQKGITGASSFTNEAIAESVISSTIKSNRDAIKSWLRSGMTNSLRLEYSGSTNIGRGIMRTTNVVNDLTNARVILKSNGSGGYFILTAFPR from the coding sequence ATGGGGATGGCATTTGATCGGGCTCTTGCAGGGCTCTTGCCAAATGGAGGCAGAGCATTTGATCCAATGTCATGGGTAAGAAATGACAGAGGAGTAGAAATGATGAGCAGTGTGTGGGATGCAGTGGGTATTGCAATTGCCAACAATATTTCTGCTGAAAACCAGACGCAGGCACTGGGATTAGCGGCTTTAGCGGTCATTTTAACAAAAGGGAAGGCGGCTCCTGGAATTATAAAAACAGAAGGATGGTTGGCTTATCATGAAGGATCTACATTAGGACATACATTGGCAAGACATGTTGGTAAAACCGATGCAGATTTAATCAGCCGTTTAGCTACTCAAAAGGGAATTACAGGTGCAAGTTCTTTTACAAACGAAGCAATAGCAGAATCTGTTATTTCTTCAACCATAAAAAGTAATAGAGATGCTATCAAATCTTGGTTGCGATCAGGAATGACTAATAGCTTAAGGTTAGAATACTCTGGTTCAACAAATATTGGTAGAGGAATTATGAGAACAACAAATGTTGTTAATGATTTGACGAATGCTAGAGTTATATTAAAGTCAAATGGAAGTGGAGGTTATTTTATATTAACCGCATTCCCAAGATAA